The Camelina sativa cultivar DH55 chromosome 14, Cs, whole genome shotgun sequence genome includes a window with the following:
- the LOC104741800 gene encoding secretory carrier-associated membrane protein 4: MNRHHDPNPFDEEEEEIVNPFSKGGGRVPAASRPVGFGQSLDATVDIPLDNMNDSSQKQRKLADWESELRKKEMDIKRREEAIAKSGVQIDDKNWPPFFPIMHHDIANEIPVHAQKLQYLAFASWLGIVLCLVFNVIATMVCWIKGGGVKIFFLATIYALIGCPLSYVLWYRPLYRAMRTDSALKFGWFFFTYLIHIGFCIVAAIAPPIFFHGKSLTGVLAAIDVMSDSLLAGIFYFIGFGLFCLESLLSLWVLQKIYLYFRGNK; the protein is encoded by the exons ATGAATCGCCACCACGATCCCAACCCTttcgatgaggaagaagaagaaatcgtcAATCCTTTTTCG AAAGGGGGTGGAAGGGTTCCTGCTGCATCTAGGCCAGTTGGATTTGGCCAAAGCCTTGATGCTACTGTTGACATCCCATTGGATAATATGAAT GACTcttcacagaaacagagaaagcttGCTGACTGGGAATCAGAGCTTAGGAAGAAAGAAATG GATATCAAGCGAAGAGAGGAAGCTATTGCTAAAT CTGGTGTGCAGATAGATGATAAAAACTGGCCACCGTTTTTCCCAATCATGCACCATGACATTGCTAACGAGATACCAGTTCATGCTCAAAAGCTGCAGTATCTGGCGTTTGCTAGTTGGTTAG gTATAGTTCTGTGTCTGGTATTCAATGTCATTGCAACGATGGTCTGCTGGATTAAAGGCGGAG GTGTCAAAATCTTTTTCCTTGCCACGATATATGCCTTGATCGGATGTCCACTTTCCTATGTTCTATGGTACAGGCCTCTCTACCGAGCCATGAG GACTGACAGCGCTTTGAAGTTTGGTTGGTTTTTCTTCACCTACTTG ATTCACATTGGCTTCTGTATCGTTGCCGCCATTGCCCCTCCGATCTTTTTCCATGGAAAGTCATTAAC GGGTGTGCTTGCAGCAATTGATGTCATGTCAGACAGTTTATTAGCCGGG ATCTTCTACTTTATCGGCTTCGGTCTATTCTGCTTGGAGTCCCTTCTGAGTCTATGGGTTCTTCAG AAAATTTACCTCTACTTTAGGGGAAACAAgtga